The Microcoleus sp. AS-A8 genome has a segment encoding these proteins:
- a CDS encoding NAD(P)H-quinone oxidoreductase subunit M has product MLLKSTTRHIRIYTAELEGNELVESQNVLTLDVDPDNELNWNEDALQKVYRKFDELVESYDGADLTEYNLRRIGSDLEHFMRSLLQSGEISYNLESRVVNYSMGLPQVEPQVG; this is encoded by the coding sequence ATGCTGCTGAAATCCACGACACGCCACATTCGCATCTATACAGCCGAGCTTGAAGGCAATGAACTGGTCGAAAGCCAGAACGTTTTAACTTTAGATGTTGACCCCGATAACGAATTGAATTGGAATGAAGACGCTCTGCAAAAGGTGTATCGCAAATTTGATGAATTGGTGGAATCCTACGATGGGGCAGATTTAACCGAATACAACCTACGCCGCATTGGTTCTGATTTGGAGCATTTTATGCGATCGCTTTTACAGAGCGGTGAAATCAGCTATAACCTGGAAAGTCGTGTAGTCAACTACAGCATGGGGCTGCCGCAAGTCGAACCTCAGGTGGGTTAG
- a CDS encoding FHA domain-containing protein: MSGNENPCLSLAIARLSTAGEENFAIWVLNAPYPGGYVLHQTTWSPLMTQTWLAWQEMFSLRGLPHVPLIHHASQSARTLSPNSDIGATGQTTSYSSRLMQRLGIDLWAWLFEGPICNTLAQSQGIAIGQNKPLRLRLEIRDPDFIPLPWEIMQPMTGKQAISLSQQLLFSRTTSDVDLLKPFTRSNQALNILLVLGQDVQRLSRSTTGLQLEQEAAALANVLKACGQPNPSSEKFVAPVACNVETLLQPTPAELIDALEKGAFNILFYAGHGEPGPDGGLLFLRSDALINGTELAQVLVRTQVTLAVFNACWGAQPDQVGSQTIPRSSLAEVLIHHGVPAVLGMRDSIADQEALTFIQTLAQALATRMPIDQAVAVARQQLLTIYKFNQPAWSLPVLYMHPQFEGELIKPIEEGITELPSMTPSWVGIPVPVAYLRSLGSTTQVWRIRGGLMRVGRRQENDLVIQEQWVSQHHAEIICRDDFHESEARPTYFLRDFSRYGTLILAPDYVNPGVNQVLGGRDGVRGWQKIHHQEVPLQSGIQLKFGSSQGQTLEFVIEASDPLG; the protein is encoded by the coding sequence ATGTCTGGAAACGAAAATCCTTGCCTTAGTTTAGCGATCGCTCGTCTGTCAACGGCTGGAGAAGAAAACTTTGCCATCTGGGTACTCAACGCTCCCTACCCAGGTGGCTATGTTCTTCATCAGACAACTTGGTCTCCACTAATGACTCAGACCTGGCTGGCGTGGCAAGAGATGTTTTCCTTACGGGGTCTGCCCCATGTCCCCCTGATCCATCATGCTAGTCAGTCTGCCCGAACTCTGTCCCCCAATAGCGACATCGGCGCGACTGGACAGACCACAAGCTACAGTAGTCGTTTGATGCAGCGCTTGGGGATTGACTTGTGGGCGTGGCTGTTTGAAGGGCCAATTTGCAATACACTGGCTCAAAGTCAAGGCATTGCCATTGGGCAAAACAAACCCCTGCGCTTACGATTGGAAATTCGTGACCCAGATTTCATCCCGCTCCCTTGGGAAATCATGCAACCGATGACTGGGAAGCAAGCCATTTCTCTGTCTCAACAATTGCTATTTAGCCGCACAACCAGCGATGTTGACTTGCTCAAACCCTTTACCCGCTCCAACCAAGCCTTAAATATTTTGCTGGTGCTGGGACAGGATGTGCAAAGACTCAGCCGCTCAACGACGGGTTTGCAGCTTGAACAAGAAGCTGCTGCTTTGGCGAATGTTCTCAAAGCGTGCGGACAACCCAATCCCAGCAGCGAAAAATTTGTTGCCCCCGTTGCCTGTAATGTGGAAACGTTGCTACAGCCCACACCCGCAGAACTGATCGACGCACTGGAAAAGGGTGCCTTTAATATTTTGTTCTATGCAGGTCATGGTGAACCTGGGCCGGATGGGGGGTTGCTCTTTTTGCGCTCAGATGCTCTGATCAACGGTACAGAACTGGCTCAAGTTTTGGTTCGTACCCAGGTCACTTTGGCGGTCTTCAATGCCTGTTGGGGTGCCCAACCTGACCAAGTGGGTTCCCAAACGATTCCGCGCAGTAGCTTAGCGGAGGTACTCATCCATCACGGCGTTCCGGCTGTTTTAGGAATGCGTGACTCGATCGCTGACCAAGAAGCCTTAACATTTATTCAAACTCTCGCTCAAGCTCTCGCCACCCGGATGCCCATTGACCAGGCTGTAGCGGTGGCAAGACAGCAATTGTTGACGATTTACAAGTTCAACCAACCCGCCTGGAGTTTGCCGGTACTTTACATGCATCCTCAGTTTGAGGGCGAATTAATTAAACCGATTGAAGAAGGCATCACCGAACTCCCCAGTATGACACCCAGTTGGGTAGGAATTCCAGTGCCCGTGGCTTATTTACGCTCTCTCGGCTCAACCACTCAGGTTTGGCGAATTCGGGGTGGATTGATGCGAGTAGGACGCCGCCAAGAGAACGATTTAGTTATTCAGGAACAGTGGGTCAGCCAACACCATGCAGAAATTATCTGCCGCGATGATTTCCATGAGAGTGAAGCTCGTCCCACTTACTTTTTACGCGATTTTTCTCGCTACGGCACGCTCATTTTAGCTCCTGATTACGTTAACCCAGGGGTGAATCAGGTTCTAGGGGGACGTGATGGCGTCCGAGGTTGGCAAAAAATCCACCATCAGGAAGTGCCATTGCAATCCGGTATTCAGTTAAAGTTTGGCAGTAGTCAGGGTCAAACCCTGGAATTTGTGATTGAAGCGTCTGACCCTTTGGGATAA
- a CDS encoding protein phosphatase 2C domain-containing protein, translating into MENPAATIHCSNIRCQAPNPQSNKFCQQCRTPLLRRYLWAIGQGIEGFQAGETIAGRYVVVHARVLLDTQPGMPPETPLDIPGNLTPYLRLAPYSLHVPQLYGRLIPLEGRSRSEIWLLEDAPIYSYISGQGDRREKAAPRVEGQLLPELTSLWEKAPAMRQLNWLWQLAMLWQPLSSEGVASTLLSPTLLRVEGSVVRLLELQLDPKSAPTLQQLGHLWSQWLSNAAPTIAEFLKQLCNQLRDGQIRTSDQLLALLDQGLKNCGRSQIRTYQIFTRTDSGPSRSHNEDACYPPTGELLKPANGSSALAIVCDGIGGHEGGEVASNLAINKLREQVEKLPNDPDNWNPSTLTLELEQATCAANDIISQQNDSERRSDRQRMGTTLVMARTAAHEMYITHVGDSRVYWVTRHNCHQVTLDDDLASREVRLGYALYRNAVQQPTAGSLVQALGMAPSATLHPTVQRFVLDEDCVFLLCSDGLSDYDRVEQYWQTEILPILNGRIDLPTAGSRLIEIANTQNGHDNATIALLYCKVNPSKEAQSAQLSASQMTVPASSSVGGTLLATSAPSQMKTQPLATKGTARRPWGLLLGIFCLLGLGSVLSYFLIPGVSESVDPLIKQMASNTSPPNESTPTNPSPAATSADDPTASLAGISSLERGAVIQVMNSTPTNSQSENVPLLLQRGLPPQNQTSLSVVPSGSILQIINKSPDPQQNSWVELRVCLPGTRNAEAQAVNPTQPAAEPPQSQAGKSPGGVNPQPTALPYPPVKSGERGWLKEADVLPHINQNFTPTGECASPSASPPTSTPVPRAIQSP; encoded by the coding sequence ATGGAAAATCCGGCGGCAACGATCCACTGTTCTAACATTCGCTGTCAGGCTCCCAACCCTCAGAGTAATAAGTTCTGCCAGCAATGTCGCACGCCGCTGTTGAGACGCTATTTGTGGGCAATTGGTCAGGGGATAGAGGGTTTTCAGGCGGGAGAGACGATCGCAGGTCGCTATGTAGTAGTACACGCACGCGTTCTCTTAGATACTCAGCCGGGAATGCCCCCAGAGACTCCATTGGACATTCCTGGGAACCTAACACCCTATTTGAGGCTGGCACCCTATAGCTTACATGTTCCTCAACTTTATGGGCGTTTGATACCCCTAGAGGGGCGTAGTCGTTCAGAAATCTGGCTACTCGAAGATGCACCCATCTACAGCTATATCTCTGGACAGGGCGATCGCCGGGAAAAGGCAGCACCTCGGGTTGAAGGGCAACTCTTACCCGAACTGACCAGCCTGTGGGAAAAGGCTCCCGCCATGCGTCAGTTAAACTGGCTTTGGCAGTTAGCCATGCTCTGGCAACCTTTGAGTAGTGAAGGGGTGGCTTCGACGCTGCTATCGCCAACGCTGCTGCGGGTAGAAGGGTCGGTTGTCCGACTGTTAGAGTTGCAACTTGATCCGAAGTCAGCACCGACGCTGCAACAGTTGGGTCATTTGTGGTCACAATGGCTCTCAAACGCAGCACCGACGATAGCGGAGTTTTTAAAACAGCTATGTAATCAACTGCGGGATGGACAGATACGCACCTCAGATCAGCTACTGGCGCTGCTCGATCAGGGGCTGAAAAATTGTGGGCGATCGCAGATTCGCACCTATCAAATCTTTACTCGCACAGATTCCGGCCCCAGTCGTTCCCATAACGAAGATGCCTGCTATCCCCCCACTGGGGAGTTGCTCAAACCCGCCAACGGCTCCAGTGCTTTGGCGATCGTTTGTGATGGCATTGGCGGGCATGAAGGCGGTGAAGTCGCCTCGAATTTAGCCATCAACAAACTTCGGGAACAAGTCGAAAAACTCCCGAACGACCCCGATAACTGGAACCCCTCAACCCTGACACTGGAATTAGAACAAGCCACCTGTGCAGCTAATGACATCATTAGCCAACAAAACGACAGTGAGCGCCGCTCTGATCGGCAACGGATGGGGACGACATTAGTCATGGCTCGAACCGCTGCCCATGAAATGTACATCACCCATGTCGGGGATAGTCGAGTCTACTGGGTGACTCGCCATAACTGCCACCAAGTGACTCTGGATGACGATTTGGCCTCCAGAGAGGTACGACTTGGCTACGCACTGTATCGGAATGCTGTACAGCAGCCAACCGCCGGATCTCTGGTTCAAGCCTTGGGTATGGCTCCCTCCGCCACCCTGCATCCAACGGTACAGCGCTTTGTCTTGGATGAGGATTGTGTTTTTCTGCTTTGCTCGGATGGGCTGAGTGATTATGACCGAGTGGAACAATACTGGCAAACCGAAATTCTACCCATTCTCAACGGTCGAATTGATTTGCCGACGGCAGGCTCACGACTGATTGAGATTGCTAATACCCAAAATGGACATGATAATGCCACCATCGCTCTGCTCTACTGCAAAGTGAATCCCTCCAAGGAGGCACAGTCGGCACAACTTTCTGCGTCACAGATGACGGTTCCTGCTTCCTCCTCAGTTGGAGGAACCCTGCTGGCAACGAGTGCACCTTCCCAGATGAAAACGCAGCCCCTGGCAACCAAAGGTACAGCTCGGCGTCCTTGGGGATTGTTGCTCGGTATCTTTTGCCTGCTGGGTCTGGGTAGCGTACTTTCTTACTTTTTAATTCCAGGCGTGAGTGAATCAGTTGATCCCCTCATCAAGCAAATGGCGTCTAATACCAGTCCCCCTAACGAATCGACGCCGACTAACCCATCGCCCGCCGCTACCAGCGCAGACGACCCAACGGCTTCACTCGCAGGGATTTCATCTTTAGAGCGAGGAGCCGTGATTCAAGTCATGAATTCAACCCCAACAAACTCCCAGTCTGAGAATGTTCCCTTGTTGCTGCAACGCGGCTTGCCGCCCCAAAACCAAACCTCCCTTAGTGTCGTCCCTTCGGGTAGCATTTTGCAAATCATCAACAAATCACCCGATCCACAACAAAATAGCTGGGTAGAGTTGAGGGTTTGCTTACCGGGTACCCGCAACGCTGAGGCTCAAGCTGTAAACCCAACTCAGCCTGCTGCTGAACCTCCTCAAAGCCAAGCTGGTAAATCCCCTGGAGGAGTCAACCCTCAGCCAACGGCCTTGCCTTATCCTCCCGTCAAATCAGGAGAGCGGGGTTGGCTGAAAGAAGCGGATGTTTTGCCCCACATTAACCAAAATTTCACCCCAACCGGCGAATGTGCATCTCCCTCGGCCTCTCCCCCCACCTCGACCCCAGTACCCAGAGCAATTCAATCTCCCTAA
- the crtH gene encoding carotene isomerase: MPAASPTPLPHTQSASGSETSVFDVIVIGSGIGGLVTATQLAAKGAKVLVLERYIIPGGSSGYFEREGYRFDVGASMIFGFGTKGTTNLLTRALDAVKVSLDTIPDPVQIHYHLPGGLDVKVHQDYEKFLQELSAYFPHEREGIRKFYDECWKVFNCLNAMELLSLEEPGYLTRVFFQHPLACLGLVKYLPQNAGDIARRYIKDPQLLQFIDMECYCWSVVPADKTPMINAGMVFSDRHYGGINYPKGGVGQIAAKLVEGLEQAGGQIQYKARVTKIVTEKGKASAVQLADGTIYQAKRIVSNATRWDTFETLLAPEEMPVAEKKWRQRYQKSPSFLSLHLGVEANVLPPGTECHHIVLEDWQKMEQAEGTIFVSIPTLLDPDLSPAGYHIIHTFTPSWIDDWQGLSSQEYEHKKEEAAGRIIDRLEKIFPGLDAGLDYMEVGTARSHRRFLGREDGTYGPIPKQKLMGLLGMPFNRTSIPGLYCVGDSTFPGQGLNAVAFSGFACAHRIAVDLGL, encoded by the coding sequence ATGCCTGCTGCTTCTCCAACCCCCTTACCCCACACTCAATCTGCTTCCGGTTCAGAGACATCCGTATTTGATGTCATTGTCATTGGTTCTGGCATTGGGGGGCTGGTAACGGCAACTCAACTGGCGGCAAAAGGCGCAAAGGTACTGGTACTAGAACGCTACATCATTCCCGGCGGGAGTTCGGGTTACTTTGAGCGCGAGGGTTACCGCTTTGATGTTGGGGCATCGATGATTTTTGGTTTTGGTACGAAAGGAACAACCAATCTCCTGACCAGAGCACTTGACGCCGTGAAGGTCAGTCTGGACACAATTCCCGACCCCGTGCAAATTCATTATCATTTGCCTGGGGGATTAGATGTAAAAGTTCATCAAGATTATGAGAAGTTTTTGCAAGAACTGAGCGCCTACTTCCCCCATGAGCGGGAAGGAATTCGCAAATTTTACGACGAATGCTGGAAGGTTTTTAACTGCCTGAACGCGATGGAGTTGCTGTCTTTGGAAGAACCCGGCTATCTAACACGGGTCTTTTTCCAGCATCCTCTCGCTTGCCTCGGTTTGGTGAAGTACTTACCCCAGAATGCGGGGGATATTGCCCGTCGGTATATTAAAGACCCCCAGTTATTACAGTTTATTGATATGGAGTGTTACTGCTGGTCAGTGGTACCTGCGGATAAAACACCGATGATTAATGCGGGGATGGTGTTCTCTGACCGACATTATGGCGGAATTAACTACCCGAAAGGCGGAGTCGGACAAATTGCCGCCAAACTGGTGGAAGGATTGGAACAAGCCGGAGGTCAGATTCAGTACAAAGCCAGGGTCACGAAAATTGTCACAGAAAAGGGCAAAGCAAGTGCTGTCCAACTGGCGGATGGGACAATTTACCAGGCCAAACGAATTGTTTCTAATGCCACCCGTTGGGATACCTTTGAGACGTTACTCGCACCAGAAGAAATGCCAGTGGCAGAGAAGAAATGGCGTCAACGGTATCAGAAGTCACCCAGTTTCCTGAGTTTGCACTTGGGTGTTGAAGCTAATGTCTTGCCGCCCGGTACCGAGTGTCACCATATTGTCCTGGAAGATTGGCAGAAGATGGAGCAGGCAGAAGGGACAATTTTTGTCTCGATTCCCACCCTGCTTGACCCGGATTTATCACCGGCAGGCTATCACATTATCCATACATTTACGCCCAGTTGGATTGATGATTGGCAGGGACTTTCTTCTCAGGAATATGAACATAAGAAAGAAGAAGCCGCAGGGCGAATTATTGACCGACTAGAAAAGATTTTTCCAGGTTTAGATGCAGGTTTAGACTACATGGAAGTAGGAACCGCTCGCAGTCATCGCCGGTTTTTGGGGCGTGAGGATGGAACCTATGGCCCAATTCCCAAACAGAAGTTAATGGGATTGTTGGGAATGCCATTTAATCGCACTTCAATTCCGGGATTGTACTGTGTGGGGGATAGTACATTTCCAGGGCAGGGGTTAAATGCCGTGGCCTTTTCGGGGTTTGCTTGTGCCCATCGGATAGCGGTAGATTTGGGATTGTAG